CCTGCAAGAGATGGGACGAGAGGTCAATACGATCGGCTCCAAGGCCAACGATGCCACGATCACGGCATCGGTCGTACAAATGAAGGCAGAGTTAGAGCGAATCAGAGAACAAATTCAGAACGTGGAATGATCAGCACCATGAGCACCAGTACGACGTCAACGGCATCCGACCCGCGTCCCTATGTCCCTGAGCGACGGGGCATTTTGTTTATCATTTCGGCGCCGTCCGGAACAGGAAAAACCACCCTCTGCAAGCAAATCACCGCATCAGTACCGGGGATTTGGCATTCCGTCTCCTACACCACCAGACAGCCACGCACAGGTGAAGAGCACGGACGGGAATACTTCTTCATCGAAGAGAAAATCTTTCAGGACATGGTGGCAAAAAACGAGTTCATGGAATATGCCCATGTCTACGGCAACTGGTATGGCACCCCGCGTAAAGCGCTGATGGATAAGATGGAGCAGGGGATCGACGTCCTGCTCGAAATCGACGTTCAGGGCGCCTTGCAGATTAAGAAGAAAGTGCAAGACGCGGTCTATATCTTCATTCTGCCGCCCTCAATGGAAACGCTGCGTACCAGACTCCAGAGCCGGGCCTCTGATACCCCGGAGGAAATTCAGCGTCGACTGCAGAAGGTGAAAGAGGAGGTGTGGAGTTTCCGCGAGTACTACTACATCGTGCGTAACGACAACCTGGAACAGTCTCTCAAAGAACTCCAGAGTGTGTTCCTGGCGGAACGCCTCAAGACGAAGCGACTCGATATGCATTGGCTCGAACAGAACTTTATTCTCGAGAAAGAATCCAAACCGGGAGATCGTGACCAATCTTCCATTGCTAAAGGGAGTACCGCGCACCATGATTGACATGCTCAACCTCTTGCCCCAGTACAAGCTCGGCCAATTCGACTCACGTCACCGGCTGGTGATCGTCGCCGCTCAGCGGGCCAAGCACCTGATCCAAGGCGCGAAGCGCTCGGGCCTCGTCCGGTTCACCAAGGAAACCACCTGCGCACTCGACGAAGTGCTGCGCGGAGAGGTCAATTATCTCGTGGGCGAAGAAGCTCGTGATGCCATGAAAGAAGCCAAGCGCGGTAAAGAAGGCGAGACCGAGCGATTGGCGATGATGACCGGTGAGGACGCCAAGGAAATTAAGAAAGAACTCAGCGTCTACGTAGATGACGCCGTCAAGCCCGCCCCCGCGGAGGAATAACGTTGGATTCAGAGACGACGCCAGGGACGTTGACCGGTAAACGGGTGGCGCTCGGCGTCACAGGAAGTATCGCGGCCTATAAGGCCGTGAGCCTTCTGCGTGCCCTCACACGACAGGGGGCCCGCGTCTCTGTCGTGATGACCAAGGCTGCGACTCAGTTCGTCACGCCGATGACCTTTGAAGTGCTGTCCGGCCAGGGCGTGACGACCGACCTCTTCGAAGCTCATCAAGAGATGAAGCATCTATCCATCCCGGAAGGGGCCGACGCCATTGTGGTTGCGCCGGCGACGGCCAACTTCCTCGCCAAGGCCGCTCTCGGACTGGCGGATGATGTCCTTTCGACCATGCTCCTTACCAGCCGCTGTCCCTTGATTGTGGTACCAGCCATGGACGGCGACATGTGGACTCATCCCACCGTCCAAGACCATGTCCGGACACTTCGATCACGAGGGGTGACTGTCCTCGACCCGGAGGAAGGGCCGCTCGCTTCCGGGTTGATCGCCCAAGGTCGGCTTGCCGCCGAAACTCGAATCCTGGAAGCCATTGAACAGATTCTCCTCCCGCTCGCCGATTTGAAAGGCCAGAGGATCCTCGTCTCAGCCGGCCCCACGCAAGAAGCCATCGATCCGGTTCGCTACATATCCAATCGCTCGTCTGGAAAGATGGGCTACGCCATTGCGGAAGCGGCCAGAAGCCGAGGCGCCGAAGTCATCCTCGTCAGCGGCCCCACCGCGCTGATACCTCCAGCCGGCATCCGAGTCGTCCCGATTACCACCGCCAAAGAAATGGCGGAAGCCATGTCGGCTCAATTCGGCTGGTCCTCCATCGTCATCATGGCTGCAGCCGTGGCGGACTTTCTCCCCAAGGCTCCCGCAACTCAAAAGCTGAAAAAGGGAACCGCCGCCGTACCGCCGCTTGAGTTGGAACGGGCCCCCGATATCCTGGCCATGCTCTCGGCCAAACGAACCGCCCAAATCCTGGTCGGCTTCGCCGCCGAGACACAGGACCTCATCGAACATGCAACCGGCAAGCTCACGGCGAAAGGCCTCGATCTGATCGTCGCCAACGATGTGACACAAGCAGGGGCGGGGTTCGGCAGTGAACAAAATGCGGCTATCATCCTCTCTCGCACCGGCACTCGACAGACCTTCGACCTCCGCCCAAAATCACAATTAGCTCACGATATCCTCTCGGCCATTGTAGAATTTGCGAAGAACGAACCTCGCAAACAGACTCCGGCTTCCGTGCGATAGGAGCCTCAATGGCATCAGCATCCCGGGCCAACGCCGCTGAAATCGATCGCCTGGCCATCACCCTGGCAAAAGACCCTTCTTCCAAAGCCTTTATTCCATTGGCTGAGGAATATGGCAAAGCCGGCATGTGGGCTGAAGCGGCAGGCGTCCTCGAAGACGGGCTGAAATACTACCCTGGATTTATCACCGCGATGGTTGCGCTGGGGCGCGCCTACGACCAACTCGGCCAACCGACCAAAGCCAAAGCCATCCTGGAAGAAGCGATCAAGATGAGTCCGGAAAACCTCCGGGCGCATCGAACCTTAGCAAAGATTTACACAGCCGAAGGCGCCACCACCCAAGCGCTCCGTTCATGCGATGTCATTCTGGCGCTCAATCCCTTAGATCAAGAATCGCTCTCGCTACGCGCCAGCCTGGGCGCCGCCAGCCCCAACGTATCCGAAACATCTACGGCACCGGCTGCAAAAGCATCCATCGTCCAGCCCCAAGCTGCGGTTGAAGCGCCGCCACATACGCCAACGGTTGCAGAACAGCCAGCCCTCGCGCAAGAAATAGAACCCGCTGCATTCGCGGTGGAATTAGCCCTACCGGACGTCGTAGCCGATGCCACCACCACTATGGCCTCCGCTCTTGAAGCAGATCCGCCCCAAGCACAAGCCCCGTCACCCGTTGACGCTGTAATGGCAGCTGATCTCGTCATCGAACCGACGCCAGCGCCGTCTCCATCGAGAAACCAAATCGCCGCTCGTCGACTGGAGCAGATGCTGCAATCCATCGACGCGCGCCGCCGTGACCGACCTGCTCCCGAAGCCACCGCAGCCGCCTCTCAATCCTAACCAAAGGTTTGACCCTCTCCGACAGGGCTGCTAGAATGCCGCCGCTGAGCAGCTTGTTCGTGCTCCCAATCTTTTTCGCAACTTCGGAGGCAGTGCGTACCAGCAATGGTTCGAATCCTTGTGCTACATGGGCCCAATCTCAACCTGCTCGGGTCCCGGGAGCAATCTATTTACGGCACGACCACGCTGGATGAAATCGATGCCGCCATTGCCCAGGCAGCCGAGAGCTTGAATATTGCAGTCGATACCCGCCAATCGAATGTGGAAGGGGAGTTAGTGACCTGGATCCAGGAGGCGCGGACGGGTTATCACGGCATCATCATCAATCCGGCCGCCTACACCCATACCAGCGTAGCCATTCGAGATGCCCTAGCCGCCGTCGCCCTGCCGACCGTGGAAGTGCATCTCTCGAACATTTACCAGCGGGAAGCATTCCGGCATCATTCCTACATCGCAGGCGTGGCGATGGCGCAACTCTCCGGTTTCGGACCAGCCGGCTATCTCCTCGCCCTCCAGGGCCTCCTCGAACATCTCCTGGAGCAGGGCACTAAAACAGGCGCGGCCGCATCACAACCCGTCCGCCGAACCCGCCGACGAAAAGCATGAGCACCACGCATTGAATCACCGTGTGAGGACGAAGGGAGTCTGCAGTGATTTCGACAGTTGATTTTCGCAATGGCGTTCGCCTCATGGTCGAAGGCGACCCTTTTTACATCGTCGAGTTTCAGCATGTGAAACCGGGCAAAGGCGGCGCCTTCGTTCGGACCAAACTGAAGAGCTATCTGACCGGCAACTTACTCGACCGCACGTTCCGATCCGGCGAGCGCTTCGATGAACCGAAGCTCGATGAACGGGAAATGCAGTTCCTCTATGCCACCGACGACGACTACACCTTCATGGATAACGAGAGCTATGAACAGCTCACGTTTGCCAAGAAGACGTTGGGGGAGAACGCGGATCTGATCAAGGAAAACATGCTCGTGAAGATTCTCGTCTACGAGCATCGACCGATCGATGTCGAACTCCCCAATTTTATCGAACTCAAAGTCGTGGACGCCGATCCGGGCGTGCGCGGGGACACCGCCTCCGGCGGCACCAAGCCCGCCACGGTCGAAACCGGCGCGATCATCAAAGTTCCCCTCTATCTGGAGGTAGGCACCGTGATTAAGATCGACACCCGCACCAGATCCTATGTGGAGCGCGTCAGGTGAGCAAGCGGAAACCGGCTCGTCCGAAAACCAAACAGCCTCGCCCGATCGTGCTGCCTCAGACTTTTCCTGGAATGCAGGGGCAGGCCGACACGATCTTGACCGGCTCGCAGACCAAGCAGATTCAGGACCTGATCGATCTGCTCCGCCGGAATAATCTGACGGAGTTGGAACTCGAACGGCAGGGCGTCCGCATCCGCGTGCGGCATGAAGTCGGGATGAAGACCGTCACCACGTCGGTGCAGGAAGCAGCCCCGGCGTCGACACAGTCCGGCAACCAGCCGGCGCCGTCCTCCGGCCCCTCGGCTGAAGAAACCGCCGGCATGGTCACCATCACCTCGCCGATCGTCGGCACCTTTTATCGGTCGCCGTCGCCCGATGCCGATCCCTATGTCGAAGACGGGGATTACGTCAAGAAGGGCCAGGTGCTGTGCATCGTCGAAGCCATGAAGCTGATGAACGAAATCGAATCTGAAACCGACGGGCGTATCGTGAAGATCCTGGCGGAGAGCACGAAGTCCGTCGAGTACGGACAGGCGCTGTTCCTGATCGATCCCAAAGCGACGCAATAGTTCGCCTCATCGATACACCTCGGAGTGACTGCGTGTTCAAGAAAGTTCTGATTGCGAATCGCGGAGAGATCGCCCTTCGGGTCATCCGCGCCTGTAAAGAGCTCGGCATCAAGACCGTCGCCATCCATTCGGAAGCCGACGCCGCCAGCCTGCACGTCCGCGCCGCCGATGAAAAAGTCTGCGTGGGTCCGGCCGAAGCGGCCCTGAGCTATCGCAATATTCCCAATGTCCTGAGCGCGGCGGAAATCTCCGGCGCCGATGCCATCCACCCCGGCTACGGATTCTTGTCCGAGAACGCCCACTTCGCCGAAGTCTGCGAATCCATCGGCATCAAATTCATCGGCCCGTCGTCCGAGAACATCGCCATGCTCGGCGACAAAGCCAAGGCGCGCGAAATTGTGATGAAGCGCGGCCTGCCCGTGACCCCCGGCAGCCCCGGCGAACTCCGAAGCGAAGAAGAGGCCCTGCAGGCCGCACAGAAAATCGGTTTCCCCGTCATCATCAAGGCCACCGCCGGCGGCGGCGGACGCGGCATGCGCGTCGTCAACAAAGCCGAGGACCTGGCCCGCGCGTTTCAAGCCGCCCAGGCCGAAGCCAAATCGACCTTCGGCAACGAAAGCGTGTATCTGGAACGATATTTCCTTGAACCACGCCATATCGAAGTGCAGGTCATGGCCGACAATCGCGGCCATGTCATCCACCTGGGCGAACGGGATTGCTCCATCCAGCGGCGACACCAGAAGCTACTGGAAGAAACTCCGTCACCGGCGATTGATGACAAGCTGCGAAAAGAAATCGGACGCGTCGCGGTCGAAGCCGTGAAAGCCGCCCACTACCGAAACGTCGGCACGGTGGAATTCCTCCTCGACAAGGATCGCAATTTCTTTTTCATGGAAGTGAACACCCGCATTCAGGTCGAACATCCGATCACCGAAATGGTGACCGGCGTCGATTTGATTAAGGAACAAATCCGTCTGGCCGCCGGGCTTCCCTTGCCCCTCCGGCAGCAAGACGTGGTCATGAACGGCCACAGCATGGAATGCCGGATCAACGCCGAAGACCCGGAGAAATTCACGCCATCGCCAGGACTCATTACGAAATACAATCCGCCCGGCGGATTCGGCGTGCGCGTCGACTCCGTGATGCAAACCGGCGCGATTGTGTCACCGCACTACGATTCGATGATCGCCAAGCTGATCACGCACGGCCGCGACCGGCAAGAATGCATGGCCCGCATGCGCCGCGCCCTCGATGAATTCGTTATCGAAGGCATCAAGACCACCATCCCGCTCCACCGCCGCATCCTCGACGACCCCGACTTCCAAAAAGGCCACGTCTCCACGACCTTCTTGGAACGCTTCCTAGCGAGCTAAAACCCGCTGCTGAAACTCCACCTCTTGGCTTGAATCAAGAAATTCTCGTCTAGGCGAACCAAACTCCCGACAGAGAGATGCAAGGTCAAGCAACGACCCCGGCTCTGCCTCTCAGGGCTAGTAGATGCGCCAGATTGGAGCGCTAGGATCGTGCTTGGGAATATCGGAATCCCGACAGCGGAACTGTCCCTTGTAAATGAATGGAATCTTCATGAAGACGGGAATGCAGGAATCAGTGAGGGTGGCTTCGACGATCAAAGCCTCTTTGCGAACTTGAATAATCCCGCCATTCTTCAAATACAGTTTGACAAGTCTACAGACAATGCTGGGGTCTGCTCCCTGGGAAGTGGACTCGCCA
This is a stretch of genomic DNA from Nitrospira lenta. It encodes these proteins:
- the coaBC gene encoding bifunctional phosphopantothenoylcysteine decarboxylase/phosphopantothenate--cysteine ligase CoaBC, whose amino-acid sequence is MDSETTPGTLTGKRVALGVTGSIAAYKAVSLLRALTRQGARVSVVMTKAATQFVTPMTFEVLSGQGVTTDLFEAHQEMKHLSIPEGADAIVVAPATANFLAKAALGLADDVLSTMLLTSRCPLIVVPAMDGDMWTHPTVQDHVRTLRSRGVTVLDPEEGPLASGLIAQGRLAAETRILEAIEQILLPLADLKGQRILVSAGPTQEAIDPVRYISNRSSGKMGYAIAEAARSRGAEVILVSGPTALIPPAGIRVVPITTAKEMAEAMSAQFGWSSIVIMAAAVADFLPKAPATQKLKKGTAAVPPLELERAPDILAMLSAKRTAQILVGFAAETQDLIEHATGKLTAKGLDLIVANDVTQAGAGFGSEQNAAIILSRTGTRQTFDLRPKSQLAHDILSAIVEFAKNEPRKQTPASVR
- a CDS encoding DNA-directed RNA polymerase subunit omega — encoded protein: MIDMLNLLPQYKLGQFDSRHRLVIVAAQRAKHLIQGAKRSGLVRFTKETTCALDEVLRGEVNYLVGEEARDAMKEAKRGKEGETERLAMMTGEDAKEIKKELSVYVDDAVKPAPAEE
- the accC gene encoding acetyl-CoA carboxylase biotin carboxylase subunit, whose product is MFKKVLIANRGEIALRVIRACKELGIKTVAIHSEADAASLHVRAADEKVCVGPAEAALSYRNIPNVLSAAEISGADAIHPGYGFLSENAHFAEVCESIGIKFIGPSSENIAMLGDKAKAREIVMKRGLPVTPGSPGELRSEEEALQAAQKIGFPVIIKATAGGGGRGMRVVNKAEDLARAFQAAQAEAKSTFGNESVYLERYFLEPRHIEVQVMADNRGHVIHLGERDCSIQRRHQKLLEETPSPAIDDKLRKEIGRVAVEAVKAAHYRNVGTVEFLLDKDRNFFFMEVNTRIQVEHPITEMVTGVDLIKEQIRLAAGLPLPLRQQDVVMNGHSMECRINAEDPEKFTPSPGLITKYNPPGGFGVRVDSVMQTGAIVSPHYDSMIAKLITHGRDRQECMARMRRALDEFVIEGIKTTIPLHRRILDDPDFQKGHVSTTFLERFLAS
- the accB gene encoding acetyl-CoA carboxylase biotin carboxyl carrier protein, which gives rise to MSKRKPARPKTKQPRPIVLPQTFPGMQGQADTILTGSQTKQIQDLIDLLRRNNLTELELERQGVRIRVRHEVGMKTVTTSVQEAAPASTQSGNQPAPSSGPSAEETAGMVTITSPIVGTFYRSPSPDADPYVEDGDYVKKGQVLCIVEAMKLMNEIESETDGRIVKILAESTKSVEYGQALFLIDPKATQ
- the gmk gene encoding guanylate kinase, which encodes MSTSTTSTASDPRPYVPERRGILFIISAPSGTGKTTLCKQITASVPGIWHSVSYTTRQPRTGEEHGREYFFIEEKIFQDMVAKNEFMEYAHVYGNWYGTPRKALMDKMEQGIDVLLEIDVQGALQIKKKVQDAVYIFILPPSMETLRTRLQSRASDTPEEIQRRLQKVKEEVWSFREYYYIVRNDNLEQSLKELQSVFLAERLKTKRLDMHWLEQNFILEKESKPGDRDQSSIAKGSTAHHD
- the aroQ gene encoding type II 3-dehydroquinate dehydratase, which translates into the protein MVRILVLHGPNLNLLGSREQSIYGTTTLDEIDAAIAQAAESLNIAVDTRQSNVEGELVTWIQEARTGYHGIIINPAAYTHTSVAIRDALAAVALPTVEVHLSNIYQREAFRHHSYIAGVAMAQLSGFGPAGYLLALQGLLEHLLEQGTKTGAAASQPVRRTRRRKA
- the efp gene encoding elongation factor P; this translates as MISTVDFRNGVRLMVEGDPFYIVEFQHVKPGKGGAFVRTKLKSYLTGNLLDRTFRSGERFDEPKLDEREMQFLYATDDDYTFMDNESYEQLTFAKKTLGENADLIKENMLVKILVYEHRPIDVELPNFIELKVVDADPGVRGDTASGGTKPATVETGAIIKVPLYLEVGTVIKIDTRTRSYVERVR
- a CDS encoding tetratricopeptide repeat protein, with amino-acid sequence MASASRANAAEIDRLAITLAKDPSSKAFIPLAEEYGKAGMWAEAAGVLEDGLKYYPGFITAMVALGRAYDQLGQPTKAKAILEEAIKMSPENLRAHRTLAKIYTAEGATTQALRSCDVILALNPLDQESLSLRASLGAASPNVSETSTAPAAKASIVQPQAAVEAPPHTPTVAEQPALAQEIEPAAFAVELALPDVVADATTTMASALEADPPQAQAPSPVDAVMAADLVIEPTPAPSPSRNQIAARRLEQMLQSIDARRRDRPAPEATAAASQS